One genomic segment of Trichococcus shcherbakoviae includes these proteins:
- a CDS encoding bifunctional glycosyltransferase family 2/GtrA family protein, with product MNPVVIIPALKPDEKLILLVEELQKKDLHTIVVDDGSGAEYAAIFELLKSKYACDVCTHPSNCGKGRALKTGIRFLLDKYPDSTGFVTADADGQHAVANIGEIAGALGGNPHALVLGVRNFKEQGIPFRSRFGNKMTSSIIRAATGIRCQDTQTGLRGVPMKYADLCLGLTGERYEYEMNMLMTFAENKIPFNQVPIETIYIENNRASHFNPIKDSVRIYWNILKYSLSSALSSVVDLSLFGVFSTYLFPSMTAKIGLATLVARCISGAVNFMLNKHWVFQNSLTLGSQEIKYGILFITQLFLSGLLVELLSGLPIPLIILKALVDASLFFASYAIQKKYVFNTVKKGHTIL from the coding sequence ATGAATCCAGTCGTAATCATTCCAGCTCTTAAGCCTGACGAAAAGTTGATTTTATTGGTTGAAGAGCTACAGAAAAAGGATCTGCACACTATCGTGGTGGACGATGGCAGCGGTGCGGAATATGCAGCAATTTTCGAACTTTTGAAAAGCAAATACGCATGCGATGTCTGCACGCATCCCAGCAATTGCGGAAAAGGACGGGCCTTGAAGACGGGCATCAGATTTCTTTTGGACAAGTATCCGGACAGCACTGGTTTTGTGACGGCGGATGCAGATGGGCAACACGCGGTCGCAAACATCGGGGAAATCGCCGGCGCGCTGGGCGGAAATCCGCATGCACTTGTGTTGGGCGTACGGAATTTCAAGGAGCAGGGCATTCCCTTCCGCAGCCGCTTCGGCAACAAAATGACTTCTTCGATTATCCGCGCTGCAACAGGTATCCGTTGCCAAGATACCCAGACCGGACTGCGGGGCGTTCCGATGAAGTACGCGGATCTGTGCCTCGGACTGACAGGGGAAAGATATGAGTATGAGATGAATATGCTCATGACATTTGCGGAAAATAAAATCCCTTTCAATCAAGTGCCGATCGAGACCATCTACATCGAGAATAATCGTGCCTCGCATTTTAACCCAATCAAGGACTCAGTCCGCATCTATTGGAATATCCTGAAATACAGTCTGTCTTCAGCGCTGTCTTCAGTAGTGGATCTCTCTTTGTTCGGAGTGTTCAGCACCTACCTGTTCCCATCCATGACAGCAAAAATAGGCCTGGCGACCTTGGTGGCCAGGTGCATATCCGGAGCCGTTAATTTTATGCTGAATAAGCATTGGGTATTCCAAAACTCTCTGACATTGGGAAGCCAAGAAATCAAATACGGCATCCTCTTCATCACGCAGTTGTTTTTGAGCGGACTGTTGGTGGAGCTTCTGAGCGGATTGCCGATCCCGTTGATTATACTAAAGGCATTGGTTGATGCATCGCTGTTTTTTGCCAGTTATGCTATCCAAAAAAAATACGTATTCAATACGGTCAAGAAGGGACATACCATTTTATGA
- the cysK gene encoding cysteine synthase A, translating to MAKIVSSVAELIGDTPIIKLSKVVPEGFADVYLKLEAFNVGGSIKDRIALNMIATAEAEGILKPGDTIVEPTSGNTGVGLAMLAAAKGYKAVFVMPDTMSIERRLLLSAYGAELVLTPGAEGMPTAIAKAREIAAQPGHFLPLQFENLANPAIHETTTGPEIIAAFDGVGPDAFLSAVGTGGTITGVGRALRKENPAVGIYALEPSESAVLSGGQKGPHKIQGIGTGFIPQVLDTAVFDGVFQVSSEEAFKMTRRLAKEEGILVGISSGAAVAGAIALAGQLGAGKSIVTIAPDNGERYLSTPVFQN from the coding sequence ATGGCTAAAATCGTATCGTCAGTAGCAGAGTTGATCGGAGATACACCAATCATCAAATTAAGCAAAGTCGTTCCTGAAGGCTTCGCCGATGTCTATTTGAAATTGGAGGCTTTCAATGTAGGCGGCAGCATAAAGGATCGCATCGCCTTGAATATGATCGCAACAGCTGAAGCAGAGGGAATCTTGAAGCCTGGAGACACGATCGTTGAGCCGACCAGCGGCAACACAGGCGTAGGCTTGGCGATGTTGGCGGCAGCAAAAGGTTATAAAGCCGTCTTTGTGATGCCTGATACGATGAGCATCGAGCGACGTCTTTTGCTTTCGGCGTATGGTGCCGAACTCGTATTGACGCCCGGGGCTGAAGGGATGCCTACAGCTATCGCAAAAGCTAGAGAAATTGCAGCCCAACCTGGCCATTTTCTGCCTCTGCAGTTTGAAAACCTAGCCAATCCAGCTATCCATGAAACGACAACCGGACCGGAAATCATAGCGGCTTTCGACGGTGTCGGCCCTGATGCCTTCTTATCGGCTGTAGGAACAGGCGGCACGATCACAGGGGTGGGCAGAGCCTTAAGAAAAGAAAATCCGGCTGTCGGCATTTATGCCCTGGAACCTTCTGAATCCGCAGTGTTGAGCGGCGGTCAAAAAGGACCGCATAAGATCCAGGGAATCGGTACCGGCTTCATTCCGCAGGTATTGGACACAGCAGTATTCGATGGCGTGTTCCAGGTTTCCAGTGAAGAAGCTTTCAAAATGACGCGCAGACTTGCCAAAGAGGAAGGCATTCTTGTGGGCATCTCCAGCGGTGCGGCAGTGGCAGGAGCCATCGCCTTGGCCGGTCAACTCGGTGCAGGCAAGTCGATAGTGACCATTGCACCGGATAATGGCGAAAGATACCTTTCCACACCAGTGTTTCAGAATTAA
- a CDS encoding AAA family ATPase, with amino-acid sequence MGNLYKDKLSGSRIGIVFGAFAPCHIGHLEVILEAKKENDGCVVIVCGQEGDFGEPFGLDVYRRFRYMRELFADDNQIYVVMAAGQGIPQKETDWESWLQIINLKIADSLQHSDAQKIWYTGKTAQAEALGNESTDEVHLVDTSLYPVTGLNIRNDALRYFNAIALPFRRAFTKKVLVLGAPSGGKTTLVKDLAKLYSCPYSFEYSRQYQEESNVNDFELDGMDYQRLVTGQFQLNRDTIADPASQGMAILDTDVMVTKVYARLGVEDVDYAITPEEYAIVEQSANAFIARQLWDLILVVPPTLKYVHDGYRNMEFSEDSFLTTIHEMMLEEIARSGNLDKVVMLDAKGIGEKDEFSYYARYKQAKEAIDELMGHK; translated from the coding sequence ATGGGGAATCTGTACAAGGATAAATTAAGCGGCAGCCGGATCGGCATCGTTTTCGGAGCCTTCGCCCCTTGCCATATCGGACATTTGGAAGTCATCTTGGAGGCTAAGAAGGAGAATGACGGTTGCGTCGTAATCGTTTGCGGCCAGGAGGGCGATTTCGGCGAGCCTTTCGGCCTGGATGTCTACAGAAGATTCCGCTATATGCGCGAATTATTTGCGGATGATAACCAGATTTATGTCGTGATGGCAGCCGGCCAAGGCATCCCGCAAAAAGAAACCGACTGGGAGTCCTGGTTGCAAATCATCAACCTCAAGATAGCTGATTCGCTTCAGCACAGCGATGCGCAAAAAATATGGTATACCGGAAAAACAGCGCAGGCTGAGGCATTGGGAAACGAGTCCACCGATGAAGTCCATTTGGTGGACACCAGCTTGTACCCGGTCACCGGCCTGAATATCCGCAATGATGCTTTGCGCTATTTTAATGCCATCGCTTTGCCTTTCCGGCGCGCATTCACGAAAAAGGTGCTGGTTTTGGGCGCTCCGAGCGGGGGGAAAACGACGCTGGTCAAGGATTTGGCAAAACTGTATTCCTGTCCCTACAGTTTCGAATATTCACGCCAGTATCAAGAGGAATCGAATGTGAATGATTTCGAACTTGATGGCATGGATTACCAGCGGTTGGTCACCGGACAGTTCCAGCTGAATCGAGACACGATCGCGGATCCCGCCAGCCAAGGGATGGCAATATTGGACACTGATGTGATGGTCACAAAAGTCTACGCACGCCTTGGCGTTGAGGACGTGGATTATGCGATCACTCCGGAAGAATATGCAATCGTGGAACAGTCAGCCAACGCCTTCATTGCGCGCCAGTTGTGGGATTTGATCCTGGTTGTGCCACCGACTCTGAAATATGTCCACGACGGCTACCGAAATATGGAATTTTCAGAGGATTCCTTTTTGACGACTATCCATGAGATGATGCTGGAGGAAATCGCAAGAAGCGGAAACCTGGATAAAGTCGTCATGTTGGATGCAAAAGGGATCGGCGAGAAGGACGAATTCAGTTATTATGCCCGTTACAAACAAGCAAAAGAAGCAATAGATGAACTGATGGGGCATAAATAA
- a CDS encoding uroporphyrinogen-III synthase, protein MTKAILLTRPLAMNAADQIRFRPQGFGRFYEIPLCEIKQLPITETIKNKINAAEWLFFTSQAPVASVLAVIEKGRRPLIAVIGKKTGEVVRSCGFEVAFVSPQETKKQFVSAWQEKFPTGTSIFYPKSQLADDYIEELLGSENDVTGSVLYHNVFLEERKAELTELLKMDELSAVYFASPSAWKRFLSVYNKTEKKTLVFFAIGDTTKKAINDSGYEAVLFRP, encoded by the coding sequence ATGACGAAAGCGATACTGTTGACAAGGCCGCTAGCCATGAATGCCGCAGATCAGATCCGGTTCCGTCCGCAAGGGTTCGGACGGTTTTACGAGATTCCCTTATGTGAAATCAAACAATTGCCGATTACGGAAACCATCAAAAACAAAATCAACGCGGCCGAGTGGCTTTTCTTTACGAGTCAAGCGCCTGTAGCAAGTGTCTTGGCCGTCATCGAAAAGGGCCGGCGCCCGTTGATTGCCGTGATCGGCAAGAAAACCGGAGAAGTGGTCCGATCTTGCGGATTTGAAGTGGCTTTCGTCAGCCCGCAGGAAACAAAAAAACAGTTTGTTTCCGCTTGGCAGGAAAAATTTCCAACGGGAACATCGATTTTTTACCCGAAGAGCCAGCTCGCCGATGATTATATCGAAGAACTTTTGGGGAGCGAAAACGATGTAACTGGTTCGGTTCTGTACCACAATGTCTTCCTGGAGGAACGCAAAGCGGAATTGACGGAGCTGCTCAAAATGGACGAACTGTCCGCTGTTTACTTCGCCAGCCCATCGGCGTGGAAAAGATTTCTTTCGGTCTACAACAAAACCGAAAAAAAAACGCTCGTATTCTTTGCCATCGGCGATACGACAAAAAAAGCCATCAATGACAGCGGCTACGAGGCTGTTCTGTTCCGACCATAA
- the hemC gene encoding hydroxymethylbilane synthase produces the protein MKTLRVGTRSSALALKQTELVIEALKRVDPAVNVEVVGITTKGDRLVHVPLTQIGGKGVFVKEVEAQLLDKTIDFAVHSLKDVPARLPEGLTIVATPKRANPLDCLIWNDDKPFSGTTAPLVIGTSSVRRINQLKTAFPNMSFVPIRGNIETRLRKMKEEGLDGIVLAAAGLERMDYLKGLHTLMLEPEVCVPAIGQGIMAVQCREEDKQLIELLSGINDEAASLACLTERSFLHRANGNCDLPIGGYAHRLDDGKWEFLAFLAGSIDEPGVTKRYTGENPLKLAETAADELLP, from the coding sequence ATGAAGACACTAAGAGTAGGGACACGCAGCAGTGCGTTGGCCCTGAAACAAACCGAACTGGTCATTGAGGCTCTGAAAAGAGTGGATCCCGCGGTGAATGTCGAAGTGGTCGGCATCACCACAAAAGGGGACAGGCTGGTTCATGTGCCCTTGACGCAAATCGGCGGGAAAGGCGTATTCGTGAAGGAAGTTGAGGCCCAATTGTTGGACAAGACAATCGATTTTGCTGTGCACAGCCTCAAGGATGTGCCAGCCCGGTTACCGGAAGGATTGACGATCGTCGCGACACCCAAGCGGGCGAATCCGCTCGATTGCTTGATCTGGAACGACGACAAACCCTTTTCAGGGACAACAGCGCCTTTGGTGATAGGCACCAGCAGTGTGCGCCGGATCAACCAATTGAAGACTGCATTTCCTAACATGTCGTTTGTGCCGATCCGCGGCAATATCGAGACTCGTCTCCGCAAGATGAAGGAAGAAGGCTTGGACGGCATCGTCCTGGCAGCAGCCGGGCTTGAAAGGATGGACTATCTGAAGGGGCTGCATACGCTCATGCTTGAACCGGAAGTCTGTGTTCCAGCGATCGGACAAGGGATTATGGCTGTCCAATGCCGTGAGGAGGACAAGCAACTGATTGAGCTGCTTAGTGGCATCAATGATGAAGCTGCTTCATTGGCTTGTCTTACGGAGCGTTCCTTCCTGCATCGCGCCAATGGCAATTGCGACTTGCCGATAGGCGGCTATGCGCATCGATTGGATGATGGGAAATGGGAATTTTTGGCGTTCTTGGCTGGTTCCATCGACGAACCTGGAGTCACGAAACGTTACACCGGAGAAAATCCGCTGAAACTGGCGGAAACGGCAGCTGACGAATTGTTGCCATGA
- a CDS encoding formate/nitrite transporter family protein: MGALSPKELLEEAILRGKHKADYSIMTMAALGIMAGVFIGLAGVAMIRTMGSMPAEWGTLVNLLGAMVFPVGLICLLLVGGELVTGNMLSVSLALFAKEISGKSWLKNMAVVTLFNLIGALFVAYFFGYLSGTLQGAFIDRTIAVARGRIDVAPVQLFFSSVACNILVCTGVYMNYAAKDFIGKIFGTFLPIMAFVIAGYQHVVANMFLIPAGIFAGGATWAEFMLNISIVWIGNLVGGGFFMGGLYFMAYRIGMQK; this comes from the coding sequence ATGGGAGCATTGAGCCCGAAAGAATTATTAGAAGAAGCCATTCTAAGAGGCAAACATAAAGCCGATTACAGTATCATGACGATGGCTGCATTGGGTATCATGGCCGGTGTCTTCATCGGACTGGCGGGTGTTGCCATGATCCGCACGATGGGATCGATGCCGGCTGAGTGGGGCACGCTCGTCAACTTATTGGGGGCGATGGTTTTTCCGGTCGGACTCATCTGCCTGCTGTTGGTGGGCGGTGAATTGGTGACGGGGAATATGTTGTCCGTATCACTTGCGTTGTTCGCAAAAGAAATATCCGGAAAATCATGGCTGAAGAACATGGCGGTCGTCACACTGTTCAACTTGATCGGAGCCCTTTTTGTAGCCTACTTCTTTGGATACCTGTCCGGAACGCTGCAAGGAGCGTTTATCGATAGGACGATTGCTGTCGCCAGAGGCCGTATCGACGTGGCACCCGTTCAATTGTTCTTCTCTTCGGTTGCCTGCAACATCTTGGTCTGCACGGGCGTTTACATGAACTATGCAGCCAAGGATTTCATCGGGAAAATCTTCGGCACTTTTCTGCCGATCATGGCTTTTGTGATTGCTGGTTATCAGCATGTCGTCGCAAACATGTTCTTGATTCCGGCAGGGATTTTTGCCGGTGGGGCGACTTGGGCGGAATTTATGCTGAACATCAGCATCGTCTGGATCGGAAACCTGGTAGGAGGCGGTTTCTTCATGGGCGGGCTTTATTTCATGGCATACAGAATCGGTATGCAGAAGTAA
- the cobA gene encoding uroporphyrinogen-III C-methyltransferase: MIHFVGAGPGDPELMTAKGVRLLQHADAVIYDRLVNPLLLFHCKEDCLFIYVGKTPDRKSIKQTEINAKLIETAASHDSVVRLKGGDPAIFGRMTEELEACQAAGVNFDITPGITAASGTASYSGISLTQRGIATSVTFTTGRLIDNEKNTFQQLLNGQTVCLYMGVEALDRFVEAALEQGLKAEMPILITQWGTYGRQSKIQGTLADIRQKISETKIENPAMIILGEVVHAGERFDWFSDLPEKGDSKLYVSTRKPVMAALLEQTQKGADVWWMQVGEGRDRRFDAVNIHYLAEQHFDTIIFDDAAAKNIYEAEKVKPLWEH, from the coding sequence ATGATCCATTTCGTAGGTGCCGGACCGGGTGATCCGGAATTGATGACTGCAAAAGGTGTGCGACTGTTGCAGCACGCCGATGCGGTCATCTATGATCGGTTGGTAAATCCATTGCTGCTCTTTCATTGCAAGGAGGATTGCCTTTTCATCTATGTCGGCAAAACACCTGATCGGAAATCGATCAAGCAAACAGAAATCAATGCGAAACTGATCGAAACCGCCGCATCCCATGATTCTGTCGTACGTCTGAAAGGCGGCGATCCAGCCATCTTCGGGCGCATGACTGAAGAATTGGAGGCTTGCCAAGCGGCAGGGGTCAATTTCGACATCACGCCGGGAATCACTGCCGCCAGCGGAACAGCCAGCTACAGCGGGATTTCGCTGACTCAAAGAGGCATAGCCACTTCGGTGACTTTCACGACAGGCAGATTGATCGATAACGAGAAAAACACTTTCCAGCAATTATTGAATGGCCAGACCGTATGCCTTTATATGGGTGTGGAGGCGCTCGATCGCTTCGTGGAGGCTGCCTTGGAACAAGGGCTGAAAGCGGAAATGCCCATCCTGATAACCCAATGGGGTACATACGGAAGACAGTCGAAAATACAAGGAACGCTTGCAGACATCAGGCAAAAAATCAGCGAAACCAAAATCGAGAATCCGGCCATGATCATCCTGGGTGAAGTCGTCCACGCCGGGGAACGCTTCGATTGGTTTTCTGACTTGCCTGAAAAAGGCGACTCTAAGCTGTACGTCTCAACCCGGAAACCAGTTATGGCAGCCTTGCTTGAACAGACGCAAAAGGGCGCGGATGTCTGGTGGATGCAAGTAGGCGAAGGGCGCGACCGTCGCTTTGATGCTGTAAACATCCACTACTTGGCGGAACAGCATTTCGATACCATCATCTTTGATGATGCAGCAGCAAAAAATATATATGAAGCGGAAAAGGTGAAGCCATTATGGGAGCATTGA
- a CDS encoding nitrite reductase (NAD(P)H) small subunit, whose protein sequence is MTKKIFLTTADALLPQIGRSVSIGNQKIALFQLSDGRITAIEDYCPLTGGPVLEGTVSGEYLYEPLRDYKISLLDGRIQDPDEGQLKVYELLLEDGDIYLKGASI, encoded by the coding sequence ATGACAAAAAAAATATTTTTGACCACAGCAGATGCTTTGCTTCCGCAGATTGGACGATCCGTATCGATCGGGAACCAAAAGATTGCCCTTTTCCAACTATCAGACGGCCGCATCACGGCCATCGAAGATTATTGCCCATTGACTGGCGGACCTGTCCTGGAAGGGACCGTATCAGGTGAATACCTCTACGAACCGCTGCGGGATTATAAAATATCCTTGCTTGATGGACGCATCCAGGACCCCGACGAAGGCCAATTGAAGGTATATGAGCTGTTGCTTGAAGACGGGGACATTTACCTGAAGGGCGCTTCAATATGA
- the nirB gene encoding nitrite reductase large subunit NirB: MREHLVLIGNGMAGVRLVEEILERDPERYDITIIGKECYPNYNRIMLSNVLQNKMTVDEIITNPYTWYEENNITLINEDPAVGVDTANKTVTCEKGLKIPYDKLVFATGSHPFILPIPGSQKHGVVAFRTIDDTAEMMEAAGKHKKAVVIGGGLLGLEAAKGLQLQGMDVTIVHLAKWLMETQLDERAGKLLQGDLEAQGLKFLLEYATTEILGDERVTGLRFKDGTTIDTDLVVMSIGIRPAAELAREAGLEVNRGIVVNDFMETNLPEIYAIGECVEHDGKTYGLVAPLFEQGKVLADVLTGIEAKPYQGSKTFTSLKVSGCDLYSAGNIMDTEGMQSIEAFDGVNRNYKKVFIKDNRIEGIVLYGETADGNRYYNMMKKGQEIADLQSIAILQAAGEEAGSDDVVSWDDDETVCGCNGVTKGDIIRGIRDKGLTNVAEVGKVTKAGTSCGKCKPQVQTLLEHELGEGVTASTGICSCTDLNRDQVMTQIYAKHLTTSSDVFRELHFSNPEGCAKCRPAVNFYLNVAFPTEHKDERQSRYVNERMHANIQKDGTFSVIPRMRGGQTNPQQLLQIAKVAEKYSVPLVKVTGSQRIGLYGVKKQDLPAIWKELDMVSAQAYAKAFRSVKTCVGKNFCRFGTQDSMGLGIKLEERFEFIDTPHKFKVGVSACPRSCVESGVKDFGIICVENGYQIYIGGNGGTEVKEAQLLTTVETEEEVIEYCGALLQYYRETGIYAERTAPWVERLGFEAVKHILSDAAKRKDLIEALDVATAVKRKDPWHEIVGDRDIQEKLYSIDRRELVTVGD; this comes from the coding sequence ATGAGAGAACATTTGGTCTTGATCGGAAACGGTATGGCAGGGGTTCGTTTGGTTGAAGAAATTCTGGAAAGGGATCCGGAACGCTATGATATCACGATCATCGGGAAGGAATGCTACCCGAATTACAATCGTATCATGCTGTCCAATGTGCTACAGAATAAAATGACGGTGGATGAAATCATCACCAATCCATATACATGGTACGAAGAGAACAATATCACGTTGATCAATGAGGATCCGGCGGTCGGCGTCGATACAGCGAACAAAACCGTAACATGCGAAAAAGGGCTGAAGATCCCTTACGATAAATTGGTTTTTGCCACAGGTTCCCATCCATTCATTTTGCCGATACCCGGTTCGCAGAAACACGGCGTAGTCGCTTTCCGCACTATCGATGATACGGCTGAAATGATGGAAGCTGCAGGCAAACACAAGAAAGCTGTCGTCATCGGCGGCGGTTTGCTTGGGCTGGAAGCCGCGAAAGGCCTTCAGCTGCAGGGAATGGATGTCACCATAGTCCATTTGGCCAAATGGTTGATGGAAACGCAATTGGACGAAAGAGCAGGGAAATTGTTGCAGGGGGACCTGGAGGCACAGGGACTGAAATTCCTGCTGGAATACGCTACAACCGAAATATTGGGTGACGAGCGCGTCACCGGACTGCGCTTCAAGGACGGCACCACGATTGATACGGATCTTGTCGTCATGTCGATCGGAATCCGACCAGCTGCCGAATTGGCGCGCGAAGCCGGGCTGGAAGTAAACCGCGGGATTGTCGTGAATGACTTCATGGAAACCAATCTGCCGGAGATCTACGCAATCGGTGAATGTGTCGAGCATGACGGAAAAACCTACGGATTGGTTGCCCCCTTGTTTGAACAAGGGAAAGTATTGGCCGACGTATTGACCGGCATCGAAGCCAAACCATACCAGGGATCCAAGACGTTCACTTCCTTGAAAGTTTCCGGATGCGATCTGTATTCGGCAGGGAACATCATGGACACTGAAGGGATGCAGAGCATCGAAGCATTCGATGGCGTCAACAGAAACTACAAAAAAGTGTTCATCAAGGACAACCGCATCGAGGGGATCGTCCTCTACGGCGAAACAGCGGACGGAAACCGATACTACAACATGATGAAAAAAGGCCAGGAAATCGCTGATCTGCAATCAATCGCGATCCTGCAGGCCGCAGGTGAAGAAGCAGGAAGCGACGATGTCGTTTCTTGGGATGATGACGAGACCGTCTGCGGCTGCAACGGCGTCACGAAAGGCGACATCATCAGAGGCATCCGCGACAAAGGCTTGACAAATGTAGCTGAAGTCGGAAAAGTCACCAAAGCCGGAACCAGTTGCGGAAAATGCAAGCCGCAAGTCCAGACTTTGTTGGAACACGAGCTTGGCGAGGGCGTCACAGCTTCAACAGGCATCTGTTCCTGCACGGATTTGAACAGGGACCAAGTCATGACGCAGATCTATGCGAAGCATCTGACGACAAGTTCGGATGTATTCAGGGAACTTCACTTTTCAAATCCTGAGGGCTGCGCGAAATGCAGACCGGCAGTCAATTTCTATTTGAATGTCGCCTTCCCGACTGAACACAAAGATGAGCGCCAATCACGCTATGTGAACGAGCGCATGCATGCCAATATCCAAAAGGACGGAACGTTCTCGGTCATTCCGAGAATGAGGGGAGGCCAAACGAATCCACAACAATTGCTGCAGATTGCCAAAGTAGCCGAAAAATACAGCGTGCCATTAGTGAAAGTCACAGGCAGCCAACGGATCGGACTTTACGGTGTCAAGAAGCAGGACCTTCCGGCCATCTGGAAAGAATTGGACATGGTTTCAGCACAGGCTTATGCGAAAGCTTTCCGCTCTGTCAAAACTTGCGTAGGGAAGAACTTCTGCAGATTTGGTACCCAGGATTCGATGGGGCTTGGCATCAAGTTGGAAGAACGCTTTGAGTTCATCGACACACCGCACAAATTCAAAGTTGGCGTATCGGCTTGTCCGCGCAGCTGCGTAGAATCCGGCGTGAAGGATTTCGGCATCATCTGTGTGGAGAACGGCTATCAGATCTATATCGGCGGAAATGGCGGTACTGAAGTCAAGGAAGCGCAGTTGCTTACGACCGTGGAAACGGAAGAAGAAGTTATCGAATATTGTGGCGCTTTGCTGCAGTATTATCGCGAAACAGGCATTTATGCCGAAAGGACTGCTCCATGGGTTGAACGTCTAGGATTTGAAGCAGTCAAGCATATCCTGAGCGATGCTGCAAAACGGAAAGACTTGATTGAAGCATTGGATGTCGCAACAGCAGTGAAACGGAAAGATCCATGGCATGAAATTGTCGGCGACCGCGACATCCAAGAAAAATTGTATTCGATAGACAGAAGAGAACTTGTGACGGTGGGTGATTAA
- a CDS encoding bifunctional precorrin-2 dehydrogenase/sirohydrochlorin ferrochelatase: MYPMMVDISKRKVVVVGGGRIATRKLQELIRCGAQPTVVAPAVSPEILEWAESSKVLLDRRAYKSGDLDDATFIFICTDDPATNKAVRSEIGPNQFLNDTTDRNNSDFINLATLRQHDYLVAVSTYGNDPRKAKQILHEIAEIINPTQA; this comes from the coding sequence ATGTATCCGATGATGGTCGACATCAGCAAACGAAAAGTAGTGGTGGTCGGCGGCGGCAGGATCGCTACGCGGAAATTGCAGGAATTGATCCGTTGCGGTGCCCAGCCGACTGTCGTCGCGCCTGCCGTCAGTCCGGAAATTTTGGAGTGGGCTGAAAGCAGCAAAGTATTGCTGGACAGGCGGGCATACAAATCCGGCGATCTTGATGATGCAACCTTCATCTTCATCTGCACGGATGATCCGGCTACAAATAAAGCAGTAAGGTCGGAAATCGGACCGAATCAGTTCCTGAACGACACGACCGACCGCAACAACAGTGACTTTATCAATCTTGCTACGCTGCGCCAGCATGACTACCTGGTGGCCGTCTCCACTTACGGGAACGATCCCCGGAAAGCCAAACAGATACTTCATGAAATAGCCGAAATAATAAATCCGACTCAAGCCTAG
- a CDS encoding sirohydrochlorin chelatase translates to MKIGIMYVLHGRKTSIPQKLYDIVKDFSDTLDLPQAIGMLEGQQHTLEDAVRELEKQKVDKIIVVPVLLFPATHAREDIPQRMQACAGVPFEICETLGTTKAVYDWLKDRLQEAAETHPTFPIMLVAHGTTHYPEPGEQLERIAAALRSDLGRDVFATNHLGEPHYQAISGELPYIVQRLFFTDGYLAKKIGFWFEKNRPQDVLLEQLLDAEAVHKALKERLEDAGCIR, encoded by the coding sequence ATGAAAATCGGAATTATGTACGTGCTGCACGGCAGAAAGACAAGTATCCCGCAAAAACTTTATGATATCGTCAAAGATTTCAGTGACACCTTGGATTTGCCCCAAGCGATCGGTATGCTGGAAGGGCAACAGCATACGTTGGAGGATGCTGTCAGGGAGCTGGAAAAACAAAAGGTGGACAAAATAATTGTCGTTCCAGTGCTGCTTTTCCCGGCTACGCACGCTCGGGAGGACATCCCGCAACGCATGCAGGCGTGCGCTGGGGTTCCGTTTGAAATCTGCGAGACACTGGGGACAACGAAAGCTGTATACGACTGGCTGAAAGACCGGTTGCAGGAAGCTGCAGAGACACACCCGACGTTTCCGATCATGTTGGTCGCTCACGGAACGACCCATTATCCTGAACCTGGCGAACAACTGGAAAGGATTGCTGCTGCCTTGAGATCAGATTTGGGGAGGGATGTCTTCGCTACGAATCATCTGGGGGAACCGCATTATCAGGCGATTTCCGGAGAACTCCCCTACATTGTGCAACGGCTGTTCTTTACAGATGGTTACTTGGCAAAAAAAATAGGTTTTTGGTTCGAAAAAAACCGGCCTCAGGATGTGTTGCTGGAACAGTTGCTTGATGCAGAAGCCGTCCATAAAGCCCTTAAGGAACGGTTGGAGGATGCCGGATGTATCCGATGA